In Sphaeramia orbicularis chromosome 7, fSphaOr1.1, whole genome shotgun sequence, one genomic interval encodes:
- the wasb gene encoding WASP actin nucleation promoting factor b isoform X1, giving the protein MSRGSKTKLESVQSCLLSLQENDKLEELLGRRCASMATAVAQLFMALPNSPSFWSLQHTGVVCFVKDNPKRSYFIRMFDLKMGRLIWEQEIYNQLVYSAPQSFFHTFAADDCQVGLNFAEQQEADTFQNAVVDKINQRNTRQDKKQRPLPPIERSGPPPLPNEKVSTSPVGLHMATVDIQNPDIQSSRYRSMPSPASASLLTSKGKKDKKSKKKGPKLSKADIGAPSGFKHVTHVGWDPNNVDPDLLRLLSQAGIGEAEMRDEQTSQLIYNVIEQSGGMEAVKRELNRDASGPPPPPPGRQGPLPPVPGSGAPAPPPPRGRSGPLPPVPGQSRGSPSSQPPPSRGSLPPPPPTNRGGPPPPLPPSHTSSSHFPSPPPSRPSMSHNPPPPPPPSNHQRSVGFPPPPVPSAPNRGGGGGGGAGPPPPPPPPPPQTLISSDFPPPPPLGGTPPPPPPTASCGGGNSRGALLDQIRLGKKLRNVTECPEPATPTPPESGEGIVGALMMVMQKRSKVIHSSDESEDDGGDDDDDDDEWDD; this is encoded by the exons ATGAGCCGTGGATCTAAAACAAAATTGGAGAGTGTCCAGAGCTGTCTGCTGAGCCTACAAGAGAATGACAAACTTGAGGAGCTGCTGGGCAGAAGGTGTGCT TCCATGGCCACCGCAGTTGCACAGTTGTTCATGGCTCTGCCCAACAGCCCATCCTTCTGGAGTCTGCAACACACCGGAGTAGTCTGCTTTGTGAAGGACAACCCCAAACGCTCATACTTCATACGGATGTTTGATTTGAAG ATGGGGAGACTGATATGGGAGCAAGAAATCTACAACCAATTAGTTTACTCCGCACCACAATCCTTCTTTCACACTTTTGCTGCAGAT GACTGTCAGGTTGGACTGAACTTTGCTGAACAACAGGAAGCAGACACCTTCCAAAATGCAGTTGTGGACAAAATTAACCAAAGAAACACCCGCCAAG ATAAGAAACAACGCCCCCTACCTCCTATTG AAAGAAGTGGTCCACCTCCACTACCAAATGAAAAAg TATCTACCAGCCCTGTTGGTCTTCACATGGCTACAGTTGACATCCAGAACCCAGACATCCAGTCTTCACGCTACCGCTCAATGCCTTCACCTGCTTCCGCCTCATTACTGACCAGTAAAGGAAAGAAGGATAAGAAGAGCAAGAAAAAGGGGCCCAAACTTTCCAAAGCAGACATTGGAGCCCCAAGTGGATTTAA GCATGTTACCCATGTCGGCTGGGATCCCAACAACGTTGACCCTGACCTTTTGAGACTGCTCTCCCAAGCTGGGATCGGTGAAGCTGAAATGAGGGATGAACAGACCTCCCAGCTCATCTATAATGTCATCGAGCAGTCTGGAGGCATGGAGGCAGTCAAAAGGGAGCTGAACAGAGATG CTTCTGGGCCTCCACCTCCCCCACCAGGCAGACAGGGGCCTCTCCCTCCGGTGCCGGGTTCCGGTGCCCCGGCTCCTCCACCTCCACGAGGCCGTTCTGGACCTTTGCCTCCCGTTCCAGGCCAGTCAAGAGGGAGCCCGTCCTCACAGCCTCCTCCATCACGGGGTAGCCTACCGCCCCCACCTCCAACAAACCGAGGTGGTCCTCCACCACCTCTACCACCTTCACACACTTCATCCTCTCACTTCCCTTCACCACCACCTTCAAGACCCTCAATGTCTCAcaacccacctcctcctccaccgccGTCCAACCACCAGCGCTCTGTGGGTTTCCCACCTCCTCCCGTCCCATCTGCACCTAACAGAGGAGGGGGTGGTGGAGGTGGAGCAgggcctccccctcctcctcctccacctcctccacagaCCCTGATCTCTTCAGAtttcccacctcctcctcctctaggtGGAACTCCACCTCCGCCACCTCCAACAGCCTCATGTGGAGGAGGGAACAGCAGGGGGGCATTACTGGATCAGATCCGACTGGGGAAGAAGCTCAGAAAT GTGACAGAGTGTCCTGAACCTGCTACACCTACACCACCAGAATCAGGCGAAGGAATTGTTGGTGCTCTCATGATGGTTATGCAGAAGAGGAGTAAAGTCATCCATTCCtctg ATGAAAGTGAAGATGATggaggagatgatgatgatgacgatgacgaatGGGATGACTGA
- the wasb gene encoding WASP actin nucleation promoting factor b isoform X2: MATAVAQLFMALPNSPSFWSLQHTGVVCFVKDNPKRSYFIRMFDLKMGRLIWEQEIYNQLVYSAPQSFFHTFAADDCQVGLNFAEQQEADTFQNAVVDKINQRNTRQDKKQRPLPPIERSGPPPLPNEKVSTSPVGLHMATVDIQNPDIQSSRYRSMPSPASASLLTSKGKKDKKSKKKGPKLSKADIGAPSGFKHVTHVGWDPNNVDPDLLRLLSQAGIGEAEMRDEQTSQLIYNVIEQSGGMEAVKRELNRDASGPPPPPPGRQGPLPPVPGSGAPAPPPPRGRSGPLPPVPGQSRGSPSSQPPPSRGSLPPPPPTNRGGPPPPLPPSHTSSSHFPSPPPSRPSMSHNPPPPPPPSNHQRSVGFPPPPVPSAPNRGGGGGGGAGPPPPPPPPPPQTLISSDFPPPPPLGGTPPPPPPTASCGGGNSRGALLDQIRLGKKLRNVTECPEPATPTPPESGEGIVGALMMVMQKRSKVIHSSDESEDDGGDDDDDDDEWDD; this comes from the exons ATGGCCACCGCAGTTGCACAGTTGTTCATGGCTCTGCCCAACAGCCCATCCTTCTGGAGTCTGCAACACACCGGAGTAGTCTGCTTTGTGAAGGACAACCCCAAACGCTCATACTTCATACGGATGTTTGATTTGAAG ATGGGGAGACTGATATGGGAGCAAGAAATCTACAACCAATTAGTTTACTCCGCACCACAATCCTTCTTTCACACTTTTGCTGCAGAT GACTGTCAGGTTGGACTGAACTTTGCTGAACAACAGGAAGCAGACACCTTCCAAAATGCAGTTGTGGACAAAATTAACCAAAGAAACACCCGCCAAG ATAAGAAACAACGCCCCCTACCTCCTATTG AAAGAAGTGGTCCACCTCCACTACCAAATGAAAAAg TATCTACCAGCCCTGTTGGTCTTCACATGGCTACAGTTGACATCCAGAACCCAGACATCCAGTCTTCACGCTACCGCTCAATGCCTTCACCTGCTTCCGCCTCATTACTGACCAGTAAAGGAAAGAAGGATAAGAAGAGCAAGAAAAAGGGGCCCAAACTTTCCAAAGCAGACATTGGAGCCCCAAGTGGATTTAA GCATGTTACCCATGTCGGCTGGGATCCCAACAACGTTGACCCTGACCTTTTGAGACTGCTCTCCCAAGCTGGGATCGGTGAAGCTGAAATGAGGGATGAACAGACCTCCCAGCTCATCTATAATGTCATCGAGCAGTCTGGAGGCATGGAGGCAGTCAAAAGGGAGCTGAACAGAGATG CTTCTGGGCCTCCACCTCCCCCACCAGGCAGACAGGGGCCTCTCCCTCCGGTGCCGGGTTCCGGTGCCCCGGCTCCTCCACCTCCACGAGGCCGTTCTGGACCTTTGCCTCCCGTTCCAGGCCAGTCAAGAGGGAGCCCGTCCTCACAGCCTCCTCCATCACGGGGTAGCCTACCGCCCCCACCTCCAACAAACCGAGGTGGTCCTCCACCACCTCTACCACCTTCACACACTTCATCCTCTCACTTCCCTTCACCACCACCTTCAAGACCCTCAATGTCTCAcaacccacctcctcctccaccgccGTCCAACCACCAGCGCTCTGTGGGTTTCCCACCTCCTCCCGTCCCATCTGCACCTAACAGAGGAGGGGGTGGTGGAGGTGGAGCAgggcctccccctcctcctcctccacctcctccacagaCCCTGATCTCTTCAGAtttcccacctcctcctcctctaggtGGAACTCCACCTCCGCCACCTCCAACAGCCTCATGTGGAGGAGGGAACAGCAGGGGGGCATTACTGGATCAGATCCGACTGGGGAAGAAGCTCAGAAAT GTGACAGAGTGTCCTGAACCTGCTACACCTACACCACCAGAATCAGGCGAAGGAATTGTTGGTGCTCTCATGATGGTTATGCAGAAGAGGAGTAAAGTCATCCATTCCtctg ATGAAAGTGAAGATGATggaggagatgatgatgatgacgatgacgaatGGGATGACTGA
- the LOC115421864 gene encoding sodium-coupled neutral amino acid transporter 3-like, which produces MELQKINGHSKDDGFDGLDALAEQEEFLPHKSGSKKEIHFTDFEGKTSFGMSIFNLSNAIMGSGILGLAFAMSNTGIILLCEILLVFIAILSAYSIHLLLKSAGVVGIRAYEQLGNRAFGHPGKMLAAVIITVHNIGAMSSYLFIVKSELPLVIQAFLGKQENTGEWFLNGNFLIIIVSALIILPLATMKQLGYLGYTSGFSLSCMVFFLISVIYKKFNIPCPLEDEDHHNLSHLSHGHGYINGTDDFCEAKMFTINSQTAYTIPILAFAFVCHPEVLPIYTELRDATKKRMQNVANISILAMFIMYLLTALFGYLTFYGNVESELLHTYSRVDPLDVLVLCVRLAVLVAVTLTVPVVLFPIRRALLQILFPDKPFHWARHIIIAFCLISLVNLLVIFVPSIRDIFGLIGATSAPSLIFILPGIFYIRIVPEEQEPMFSRSKIQAACFAAVGFIFMVMSLSFIIIDWVTGESRSGGGH; this is translated from the exons ATGGAACTCCAGAAGATAAACGGACACAGCAAGGATGATGg ATTCGATGGGCTGGACGCCTTGGCTGAACAAGAGGAGTTTCTCCCACATAAAAGTGGTTCCAAGAAAGAAATTCATTTTACAGAT TTTGAGGGAAAGACTTCATTCGGTATGTCCATCTTTAACCTCAGTAACGCCATAATGGGCAGTGGAATTCTGGGACTGGCTTTTGCTATGTCCAACACCGGAATTATTCTTTTATGTGA AATCTTGTTGGTGTTTATTGCGATTCTATCCGCTTATTCTATTCATCTCCTGTTGAAAAGTGCTGGAGTTGTTG gcatCCGGGCATATGAACAGCTTGGGAACCGGGCTTTTGGTCACCCAGGAAAAATGCTGGCCGCCGTCATTATAACAGTACACAACATTGGAG CAATGTCCAGTTACCTCTTTATCGTAAAGTCTGAGCTCCCATTGGTTATTCAAGCTTTCCTTGGTAAACAGGAAAACACAGG AGAGTGGTTCTTGAATGGAAACTTCTTGATCATCATTGTTAGTGCTCTCATCATCCTTCCATTAGCTACCATGAAACAACTTG GGTATCTGGGATACACAAGTGGTTTCTCCCTGTCCTGCATGGTGTTTTTCCTCATTTCG GTTATCTACAAGAAGTTCAACATCCCCTGTCCACTGGAAGATGAAGACCATCATAACTTGAGCCATCTATCTCACGGCCACGGCTACATTAATGGGACAGATGACTTTTGTGAGGCCAAGATGTTTACCATCAACTCacag ACAGCATACACCATCCCAATTCTGGCTTTTGCCTTTGTCTGCCACCCTGAAGTTCTTCCTATCTACACTGAGCTGAGAGA TGCTACCAAAAAACGCATGCAGAATGTTGCAAACATCTCCATCCTGGCCATGTTTATCATGTACTTGTTGACAGCTCTTTTTGGTTACCTCACCTTTTATG GCAATGTGGAGTCTGAGCTACTGCACACCTACAGTCGTGTGGACCCACTGGATGTCCTGGTCCTCTGTGTGCGTCTAGCTGTGCTGGTGGCCGTCACTTTGACCGTCCCCGTCGTTCTCTTTCCA ATCCGCCGGGCTTTGCTCCAGATCCTGTTCCCTGACAAGCCTTTCCACTGGGCCAGACACATCATTATTGCATTTTGTCTCATCTCCTTGGTCAACCTGCTTGTTATCTTTGTACCCTCCATCCGTGACATCTTTGGCCTCATTG GTGCCACATCTGCCCCGAGCCTCATCTTCATCCTTCCGGGAATCTTCTACATCCGGATTGTTCCTGAGGAGCAGGAGCCCATGTTCTCCAGATCCAAAATTCAG GCTGCATGCTTTGCTGCTGTGGGATTCATCTTCATGGTGATGAGTTtgtcatttatcatcattgactGGGTGACTGGAGAGTCTCGAAGTGGAGGTGGACACTAG
- the apex2 gene encoding DNA-(apurinic or apyrimidinic site) endonuclease 2 codes for MKIVTWNINGIRTFRGGIKKALDSLDADIICLQETKVTRDLLDERTAIVDGYNSYFSFSRGRSGYSGVATYCKDSATPFAAEEGLTGLLTNHEGPVRCYGDHTEYSTEELQLLDNEGRAVITQHRIMCQDQVKTVTVINVYCPRADPEKPERKQFKLQFYKLLQGRAEAILKDGSYVIVLGDINTSHRTIDHCDPSDIDDFEENPGRKWLNCFLHSDKQEEESTDEEYNEAYKLTSTHDGKFVDTFRHFHPTRTNAFTCWSTLTGARQTNYGTRIDYIFADCQLAEEQFVAADIMPEVEGSDHCPVWGQLSCSLLPSSKNPPLCTRFLPEFAGKQQKLSRFLVKMDQKSIQSEQRNELPGSQEEEERRENLNPSGAGKKRVLTAESIIPKGKKTKTAKAASKPQGSLLTFFKPKITNVLPSTEAPERQKNLDQDEVTSPQNPSVKGSVTKDATLVLDGSEQLCTSSYPKDNDQGTKVKTPHLTSQPTVGPSDTKKGASSGFWKSLFHGPPPPPPCKVHGEPCVLRTVKKEGPNMGRQFFVCARPQGHASNPEARCNFFAWVDKGK; via the exons ATGAAGATCGTCACCTGGAACATAAATGGCATCAGGACTTTCAGAGGCGGCATTAAAAAAGCTCTTGATTCTCTGGATGCGGATATTATCTGTCTTCAGGAAACTAAAGTGACAA gagaCTTACTTGATGAAAGAACGGCAATTGTCGATGGCTACAACTCCTATTTCAGCTTCAGCCGAGGACGTAGCGGATATTCAG GGGTTGCCACTTACTGTAAGGACAGTGCCACTCCGTTTGCTGCTGAGGAAGGTCTCACAGGCCTGCTGACCAACCATGAAGGTCCTGTCCGGTGTTACGGTGACCACACTGAGTATTCTACTGAGGAATTGCAGCTTTTAGACAATGAAGGACGAGCCGTTATCACACAACACAGAATCAT GTGTCAGGACCAAGTGAAAACAGTTACTGTAATCAATGTGTACTGTCCACGAGCTGACCCTGAAAAACCAGAGAGAAAGCAATTCAAACTGCAGTTCTACAAGTTGCTTCAAGGCCGGGCAGAAGCCATTCTGAAAGACGGGAG CTATGTGATTGTTTTAGGTGATATAAACACATCTCACCGGACGATAGACCACTGTGACCCAAGTGACATT GATGATTTTGAGGAGAACCCTGGGAGAAAATGGTTAAACTGCTTTTTGCACAGTGacaaacaagaagaagaaagtaCTGATGAGGAATATAATGAAGCATACAAGCTGACTTCAACCCATGATGGAAAATTTGTGGATACCTTTCGTCATTTCCATCCAACTCGCACCAATGCCTTCACTTGCTGGTCTACTCTCACTGGAGCACGACAGACCAACTATGGCACACGTATTGATTATATATTTGCTGATTGTCAGCTTGCAGAAGAGCAGTTTGTGGCAGCAGACATCATGCCAGAAGTGGAGGGTTCAGACCACTGCCCTGTTTGGGGGCAACTGAGCTGCTCACTCCTACCCAGCTCCAAAAATCCTCCACTTTGTACTCGATTTCTGCCAGAGTTTGCTGGCAAGCAGCAAAAACTTTCCCGCTTCCTTGTTAAGATGGACCAAAAATCAATTCAGTCAGAGCAGAGGAATGAACTGCCTGGATCtcaagaggaggaagaaagaaggGAGAATTTAAACCCCTCTGGAGCAGGTAAAAAACGAGTCCTAACAGCAGAATCAATTATcccaaaggggaaaaaaacaaagacagcaaAGGCTGCTTCAAAGCCACAAGGAAGCCTtcttacatttttcaaacctaaGATCACAAATGTTCTTCCTTCTACTGAAGCACCTGAaaggcaaaaaaatcttgatcaggATGAAGTCACCTCACCCCAAAACCCTTCAGTCAAAGGCAGTGTCACTAAAGATGCTACACTTGTCCTGGATGGTTCAGAGCAACTGTGCACCAGCAGCTACCCAAAGGACAATGACCAAGGGACAAAAGTAAAAACTCCACATTTAACATCACAGCCTACTGTGGGGCCATCAGATACCAAGAAAGGAGCATCCTCAGGGTTTTGGAAGTCACTGTTTCATGGACCACCCCCACCGCCCCCGTGTAAGGTCCATGGAGAACCATGTGTGCTTCGTACTGTGAAAAAGGAGGGGCCAAACATGGGCAGACAGTTCTTTGTGTGTGCCCGTCCTCAGGGACATGCCTCCAATCCGGAGGCTCGTTGTAATTTTTTTGCGTGGGTTGACAAGGGCAAATGA